Proteins encoded by one window of Streptomyces sp. LX-29:
- a CDS encoding metal ABC transporter permease, with amino-acid sequence MTGCTAGTLALGPVVAEGDQDGDVLRQLFGFDHYGELLALAQGSLLAGVLVGLVGGLAGVFVIMRDLPFAVHGISELSFAGASVALFLGLNIVAGSIAGSLLAAVAIGVLGVRARDRNSVIGIIMPFGLGLGVLFLSLYKGRTANKFGLLTGQIVAVSTPQTAWLAGTSAVVLAALAVMWRPLAFASADPEVAAARGVPVRALSTAFMLALGLAVALCVQTVGALLVLSLLVTPAAAAARVTASPVLLPLLSVVFALVSMEGGLLLALGATVPVSPYVTTISFVIYLACRLVGSRQGRRGAGSQPHAGRTHT; translated from the coding sequence ATGACCGGGTGCACCGCCGGAACTCTCGCGCTCGGCCCGGTGGTCGCCGAGGGGGACCAGGACGGCGATGTGCTGCGGCAGCTCTTCGGCTTCGACCACTACGGCGAGCTGCTCGCGCTCGCGCAGGGCTCCTTGCTGGCCGGGGTGCTGGTCGGCCTGGTCGGCGGCCTGGCCGGGGTTTTCGTGATCATGCGGGATCTGCCGTTCGCCGTGCACGGCATCAGCGAGCTGTCCTTCGCCGGGGCGTCGGTGGCGCTGTTCCTGGGACTGAACATCGTCGCCGGGTCGATCGCGGGCTCCCTGCTGGCAGCGGTGGCCATCGGCGTGCTGGGCGTCCGGGCCCGCGACCGCAACTCGGTGATCGGCATCATCATGCCCTTCGGCCTGGGCCTGGGCGTGCTCTTCCTGTCCCTCTACAAGGGCCGCACGGCGAACAAGTTCGGCCTCCTCACCGGCCAGATCGTCGCAGTCTCCACCCCGCAGACCGCATGGCTCGCCGGCACGTCCGCGGTGGTGCTCGCCGCGCTGGCGGTCATGTGGCGGCCGCTTGCCTTCGCCAGCGCCGATCCGGAGGTGGCCGCGGCCCGGGGCGTGCCCGTGCGCGCCCTGTCGACCGCGTTCATGCTGGCCCTCGGCCTGGCGGTGGCACTGTGTGTGCAGACCGTCGGCGCACTGCTGGTGCTCTCGCTCCTGGTCACCCCTGCGGCCGCGGCGGCGCGAGTCACGGCGTCGCCGGTGCTGCTCCCGCTGCTCAGCGTCGTCTTCGCGCTGGTGTCGATGGAGGGCGGGCTGCTGCTGGCTCTCGGCGCCACCGTACCCGTCAGCCCCTACGTCACCACGATCTCCTTCGTGATCTACCTTGCCTGCCGTCTTGTGGGCTCGCGCCAGGGCCGCCGCGGTGCCGGCTCGCAGCCTCACGCCGGTCGGACGCACACTTGA
- a CDS encoding ATP-binding cassette domain-containing protein has protein sequence MRSRAGPAEPLPRRPGVVEAAAPAAPVFSLRGAALAYGDRVVWRGLDLDVRAGEFLAVLGPNGSGKTSLLRVLLGRQQLTEGSASVLGGSPCRSGRRIGYVPQHTSLPAHTALRARDLVRLGLDGHRWGPPRAPAAARRRVEELLALVGATPYADAPVARLSGGELQCVRIAQALAADPRILLCDEPLLSLDLNHQRSVTALVDRWRRCAGTAVVFVTHEINPVLGMADRVLYLAHGGFRVGPPDEVMTSAALSRLYGTRVDVVRVRDRIIVVGAPDESTVHDRAAGHGECSNGNTVS, from the coding sequence ATGAGAAGCCGTGCCGGACCCGCCGAGCCGCTCCCCCGTCGGCCGGGCGTAGTGGAGGCGGCCGCCCCCGCGGCGCCCGTGTTCAGTCTCCGGGGCGCGGCACTCGCCTACGGCGACCGCGTGGTGTGGCGCGGCCTGGACCTCGACGTCCGGGCCGGGGAATTCCTCGCGGTGCTCGGCCCGAACGGCTCGGGCAAGACCAGCCTCCTACGGGTCCTCCTGGGCCGACAGCAGCTCACCGAGGGCTCCGCGTCGGTGCTCGGAGGAAGCCCGTGCCGGAGCGGCAGACGCATCGGGTACGTACCGCAGCACACGTCGCTGCCCGCTCACACCGCGCTGCGGGCGCGCGACTTGGTGCGGCTCGGGCTGGACGGACACCGCTGGGGCCCGCCGCGCGCCCCCGCCGCGGCGCGGCGCCGGGTCGAGGAGCTGCTGGCGCTGGTCGGGGCCACGCCGTACGCGGACGCGCCCGTCGCCCGTCTCTCCGGCGGAGAGCTGCAGTGCGTCCGCATCGCCCAGGCCCTGGCCGCCGACCCGCGGATCCTGCTCTGCGACGAGCCGCTGCTCTCCCTGGATCTGAACCACCAGCGGTCGGTCACCGCGCTGGTGGACCGGTGGCGCCGCTGCGCCGGCACAGCGGTCGTCTTCGTCACCCACGAGATCAACCCCGTGCTGGGCATGGCGGACCGGGTCCTGTACCTGGCGCACGGCGGATTCCGGGTCGGCCCGCCGGACGAGGTGATGACCTCGGCCGCCCTCTCGCGGCTGTACGGCACCCGGGTCGACGTGGTGCGGGTGAGGGACCGGATCATCGTCGTCGGGGCCCCGGACGAGAGCACCGTGCACGACCGCGCCGCCGGGCACGGGGAATGTTCGAACGGCAACACGGTGTCATGA